Proteins encoded together in one Micromonospora auratinigra window:
- a CDS encoding PH domain-containing protein — protein MNGDHPGGPPPAPAGPLEPWPDTVRWQPISHDLIWVELIRLGVLLAVALVALGLGWAVTGYGLFGAALGLVLLLAGWRTVTIVRAVRAWGYAEREHDLLVRHGLLVRRLSIVPYSRMQFVDVSAGPLERAFDLATVQLHTAAAASDARVPGLRPTEASRLRDRLTALGEDRAEGL, from the coding sequence GTGAACGGTGACCACCCCGGCGGCCCGCCCCCCGCCCCGGCCGGCCCGCTGGAGCCCTGGCCGGACACCGTGCGCTGGCAGCCGATCTCCCACGACCTGATCTGGGTGGAGCTGATCCGGCTGGGCGTGCTGCTCGCCGTCGCCCTGGTGGCGCTGGGCCTCGGCTGGGCGGTCACCGGGTACGGGCTCTTCGGCGCGGCCCTCGGGCTGGTCCTGCTGCTGGCCGGCTGGCGCACGGTCACCATCGTCCGGGCGGTACGCGCCTGGGGCTACGCCGAACGCGAGCACGACCTGCTGGTCCGGCACGGGCTGCTGGTCCGGCGGTTGTCCATCGTCCCGTACTCGCGGATGCAGTTCGTGGACGTCTCGGCGGGTCCGCTGGAGCGGGCCTTCGACCTGGCCACCGTGCAGCTGCACACCGCCGCGGCGGCCAGCGACGCCCGGGTGCCCGGCCTGCGGCCGACCGAGGCGTCCCGGCTGCGGGACCGGTTGACCGCGCTGGGCGAGGACCGGGCGGAGGGCCTGTGA
- a CDS encoding PH domain-containing protein encodes MHPLSPALHGAKSLVVVIAGLSWSTLSRVGFGWFAVLVAVFVLGATVLSVISWWNTGYHVVGRELRVHEGLLWRRTRAIPLERLQAVEVVRPLLAQLTGLAELRLEVVGGGKTEAPLAYLGVAEATALRGRLLAVAGHPPAATAPAAAGPAPVPLPVEHRLHTVRNQDLLVSQLLTPQAFLLPFGLAFVVAQFLSEGSWSFIAVASTLTAMAGVLLQPVRRVLDDWGFRLDRDADRLRVRNGLLETRVQTVPLHRVQTVGVTWPLLWRTKGWLRLRLEVAGYSAAEPDDRNRPDRLLPVGDAGTGALVVAAVLPGVRLDALPWTPPPPRARWLRPLSRAAVGAGLDAEVFVARSGLLTRRLTLVPYARIQSVRVTQGPAQRRLRLATVHADTAGGSGAVALDRDVAEAWRLAAELTARAELARRR; translated from the coding sequence CTGCACCCGCTGAGCCCGGCGCTGCACGGGGCGAAGTCGCTGGTGGTGGTGATCGCCGGGCTCTCCTGGTCGACGCTGTCCCGGGTCGGGTTCGGGTGGTTCGCCGTGCTGGTCGCGGTCTTCGTGCTCGGCGCGACCGTGCTCTCCGTGATCAGCTGGTGGAACACCGGCTACCACGTGGTGGGGCGGGAACTGCGGGTGCACGAGGGGCTGCTCTGGCGGCGAACCCGGGCGATCCCGCTGGAGCGGTTGCAGGCCGTGGAGGTGGTCCGGCCGCTGCTGGCACAGCTCACCGGGCTGGCCGAGCTGCGCCTGGAGGTGGTCGGCGGGGGCAAGACCGAGGCGCCCCTGGCGTACCTGGGGGTGGCCGAGGCCACCGCGCTGCGCGGGCGGCTGCTCGCCGTGGCCGGCCACCCGCCGGCGGCGACCGCGCCCGCCGCGGCCGGCCCGGCACCCGTACCGCTGCCGGTGGAGCACCGGCTGCACACCGTCCGCAACCAGGACCTGCTGGTCAGCCAACTGCTCACCCCGCAGGCGTTCCTGCTGCCGTTCGGCCTGGCCTTCGTGGTCGCCCAGTTCCTCTCCGAGGGTTCCTGGTCGTTCATCGCGGTGGCCAGCACGCTCACCGCGATGGCCGGCGTGCTGCTGCAACCGGTGCGCCGGGTGCTCGACGACTGGGGCTTCCGGCTGGACCGCGACGCCGACCGGCTCCGGGTACGCAATGGGCTGCTGGAGACCCGGGTACAGACCGTGCCGCTGCACCGGGTGCAGACCGTCGGGGTGACCTGGCCGCTGCTCTGGCGGACGAAGGGCTGGCTGCGGCTGCGACTGGAGGTGGCCGGCTACTCGGCCGCCGAGCCGGACGACCGGAACCGCCCGGACCGGCTGCTGCCGGTCGGTGACGCCGGCACCGGCGCGCTGGTCGTGGCGGCGGTGCTGCCCGGCGTACGGCTGGACGCGCTGCCCTGGACGCCGCCGCCGCCACGGGCCCGGTGGCTGCGCCCGCTGTCCCGGGCGGCGGTCGGCGCCGGCCTCGACGCGGAGGTCTTCGTGGCCCGCTCCGGACTGCTCACCCGCCGGCTGACGCTGGTGCCGTACGCGCGGATCCAGAGCGTACGGGTGACCCAGGGCCCCGCTCAGCGGCGGCTGCGCCTGGCCACCGTGCACGCGGACACGGCCGGCGGCTCCGGGGCGGTCGCCCTGGACCGCGACGTCGCCGAGGCCTGGCGCCTGGCCGCCGAGCTGACCGCCCGCGCCGAACTCGCCCGCCGCCGCTGA
- a CDS encoding phosphatase PAP2 family protein has product MAAVTDPQPPAPTGATDAADGGRRRVVAMTIWGVAFVGAWLAIGLPTDPAYAFLWIWAGTVAWNSARPWRSHLRFARDWIPVVLLLAAYNLSRGFADNGATPHAMELIVADRFLLGWATGGQVPTVWLQQHLYDPDRVHWWDVAVSWVYFSHFVATLAAAAVLWMRNRERWGAYMRRWGFLCAAGLVTYFLYPAAPPWWAAQNGLLTEVARISTRGWKAMGMHGAGNLLNAGQIASNPVAAMPSLHTAFALFVVLFFLGSVRRRWWPLLLAYPLAMTFTLIYSGEHYLIDVLVGWAYVGLTFLVVGLAERWWAARRARTATSPPEAVPEAAAPDPTATPTAVPADR; this is encoded by the coding sequence ATGGCCGCCGTGACAGACCCCCAGCCCCCCGCCCCGACCGGAGCCACCGACGCAGCCGACGGCGGACGCCGTCGGGTGGTGGCGATGACGATCTGGGGCGTCGCCTTCGTGGGCGCCTGGCTCGCCATCGGTCTGCCCACCGACCCGGCGTACGCCTTCCTGTGGATCTGGGCCGGCACCGTCGCCTGGAACTCGGCGCGCCCGTGGCGCAGCCACCTGCGCTTCGCGCGGGACTGGATTCCGGTGGTGCTGCTGCTGGCCGCGTACAACCTGTCCCGGGGGTTCGCCGACAACGGCGCGACGCCGCACGCCATGGAGCTGATCGTCGCCGACCGGTTCCTGCTCGGCTGGGCCACCGGCGGACAGGTGCCCACCGTCTGGCTCCAGCAGCACCTCTACGACCCCGACCGGGTGCACTGGTGGGACGTGGCGGTCAGCTGGGTCTACTTCTCGCACTTCGTGGCGACGCTGGCCGCCGCCGCCGTGCTCTGGATGCGCAACCGGGAGCGCTGGGGCGCGTACATGCGGCGCTGGGGTTTCCTGTGCGCCGCCGGCCTGGTCACCTACTTCCTCTACCCGGCCGCCCCGCCCTGGTGGGCGGCGCAGAACGGCCTGCTCACCGAGGTCGCCCGGATCTCCACCCGGGGCTGGAAGGCGATGGGCATGCACGGTGCCGGCAACCTGCTCAACGCCGGACAGATCGCCTCCAACCCGGTGGCCGCGATGCCGTCCCTGCACACCGCGTTCGCCCTCTTCGTGGTGCTCTTCTTCCTCGGCTCGGTGCGCCGGCGGTGGTGGCCGCTGCTGCTGGCGTATCCGCTGGCGATGACCTTCACGCTGATCTACAGCGGCGAGCACTACCTGATCGACGTGCTGGTCGGCTGGGCGTACGTCGGACTGACCTTCCTGGTGGTCGGCCTGGCCGAGCGCTGGTGGGCGGCCCGCCGCGCCCGTACCGCCACCTCCCCGCCCGAAGCCGTCCCCGAGGCCGCCGCGCCGGACCCGACCGCCACCCCGACGGCCGTCCCCGCCGACCGCTGA
- a CDS encoding thioesterase family protein — MQEQPEPALTPGLSAHVELIVTDADTAQAVGSGDVPVLGTPRVLALAEAATVAATATRLPPGSTTVGSRVELEHRAATPVGRTVVARARLAEVDGRRLLFTVTVTEGDETVAEGRVERVLVDRQRFVDRALGGRPGGVPARAS; from the coding sequence ATGCAGGAGCAGCCGGAGCCGGCCCTGACGCCGGGCCTGTCCGCCCACGTCGAGCTGATCGTGACCGACGCCGACACCGCGCAGGCGGTGGGTTCCGGCGACGTGCCGGTGCTCGGCACGCCCCGGGTGCTCGCCCTCGCCGAGGCGGCGACCGTGGCGGCCACCGCCACCCGGCTGCCGCCGGGGTCGACGACGGTCGGGTCCCGGGTCGAGCTGGAGCACCGGGCCGCCACCCCGGTCGGCCGGACCGTGGTGGCCCGGGCCCGGCTGGCCGAGGTCGACGGCCGGCGGCTGCTGTTCACGGTGACCGTGACCGAGGGCGACGAGACGGTCGCCGAGGGACGGGTCGAGCGGGTGCTGGTCGACCGGCAGCGCTTCGTCGACCGGGCGCTGGGCGGCCGGCCGGGCGGCGTACCGGCGCGGGCGTCATGA
- a CDS encoding MBL fold metallo-hydrolase, with protein sequence MTGRFVEVADRVHVLRDPLLQVNVTLVVGDGGALLVDTLSTAGQARELAEAARRVTPHPWTIVNTHHHFDHCFGNATLAADPPRPVYAHALAVAALRDRPDELRRAAYEEMRDEQPELAAELAGTELLAPTHPVRAEAVLDVGGRRVVLRHPGHGHTDADLVVHVPDADVLVAGDLVEQSGPPAFEESYPLQWPDALAELLRLTTPGTVVVPGHGTPVDAEFVRAQHAQLVEQAWLIRAGHTGSAPPERVAAESPFGARPGLTAARRGYAELDGTP encoded by the coding sequence ATGACCGGCCGCTTCGTCGAGGTCGCCGACCGCGTGCACGTGCTGCGCGACCCGCTGCTGCAGGTGAACGTGACGCTGGTGGTCGGCGACGGCGGGGCGCTGCTGGTGGACACCCTCTCCACCGCCGGGCAGGCCCGGGAGCTGGCGGAGGCGGCCCGGCGGGTCACTCCGCACCCGTGGACCATCGTCAACACCCACCACCACTTCGACCACTGCTTCGGCAACGCCACGCTGGCCGCCGACCCACCCCGACCGGTGTACGCGCACGCGCTGGCCGTCGCCGCGCTGCGCGACCGCCCGGACGAGCTGCGCCGGGCGGCGTACGAGGAGATGCGCGACGAGCAGCCGGAGCTGGCCGCCGAGCTGGCCGGCACCGAACTGCTCGCCCCCACCCACCCGGTACGCGCCGAAGCGGTGCTGGACGTCGGCGGGCGGCGCGTGGTGCTGCGCCATCCCGGTCACGGGCACACCGACGCCGACCTCGTGGTGCACGTGCCGGACGCGGACGTGCTGGTGGCCGGCGACCTGGTGGAGCAGAGCGGACCGCCGGCCTTCGAGGAGTCGTACCCGTTGCAGTGGCCGGACGCGCTGGCCGAGTTGCTGCGGCTCACCACACCCGGCACGGTGGTGGTGCCGGGACACGGCACGCCGGTGGACGCGGAGTTCGTCCGCGCCCAGCACGCCCAACTGGTCGAGCAGGCCTGGCTGATCCGGGCCGGCCACACCGGCAGCGCGCCGCCCGAGCGCGTCGCCGCGGAGTCCCCCTTCGGCGCCCGCCCCGGCCTGACCGCCGCCCGCCGCGGCTACGCCGAACTCGACGGCACCCCCTAA
- a CDS encoding MarR family winged helix-turn-helix transcriptional regulator, whose protein sequence is MPTDEATARLGAVLGELHRLLRRTAGARARREVLPEAQVELLLLVRAEPAISGKEAARRLGTAPNTVSTLVRDLVDAGLLDRERDPADRRVIRLRITDAARARMAEHERHRTALLTEALTALPPADRATLAAAVPALDRLLHTLRHP, encoded by the coding sequence GTGCCGACCGACGAGGCCACCGCCCGGCTCGGGGCGGTGCTGGGGGAACTGCACCGGCTGCTCCGCCGCACCGCCGGCGCCCGCGCCCGCCGCGAGGTCCTGCCCGAGGCCCAGGTGGAGCTGTTGCTGCTGGTCCGCGCCGAGCCGGCGATCAGCGGCAAGGAGGCGGCCCGCCGGCTCGGCACCGCCCCGAACACCGTCAGCACCCTGGTCCGCGATCTGGTCGACGCCGGCCTGCTCGACCGGGAACGTGACCCCGCCGACCGCCGGGTGATCCGGCTGCGGATCACCGACGCCGCCCGCGCCCGGATGGCCGAGCACGAACGGCACCGCACCGCCCTGCTCACCGAGGCCCTGACCGCGCTGCCCCCCGCCGACCGCGCCACCCTCGCCGCTGCCGTCCCCGCCCTCGACCGCCTCCTGCACACCCTCCGCCACCCCTGA